The following are encoded together in the Mycteria americana isolate JAX WOST 10 ecotype Jacksonville Zoo and Gardens chromosome 2, USCA_MyAme_1.0, whole genome shotgun sequence genome:
- the CREM gene encoding cAMP-responsive element modulator isoform X13, translated as MAVTGDETAATGDMPAYQIRTPTTTLPQGVVMAASPGTLHSPQQLAEEATRKRELRLMKNREAARECRRKKKEYVKCLENRVAVLENQNKTLIEELKALKDLYCHKAE; from the exons CTGCCACTGGAGACATGCCAGCTTACCAGATTAGAACTCCCACTACTACCTTACCTCAGGGAGTGGTAATGGCAGCCTCACCAGGGACTTTGCATAGCCCTCAGCAACTGGCAGAAGAGGCAACTCGCAAGAGAGAGCTGAGACTTATGAAAAACAG GGAAGCTGCCAGAGAATGTcgcagaaagaagaaagaatatgtCAAATGTCTCGAAAATCGTGTGGCTGTGcttgaaaaccaaaacaagactCTCATTGAGGAACTCAAGGCCCTCAAAGATCTTTATTGTCATAAAGCAGAATAA